From a region of the Triticum aestivum cultivar Chinese Spring chromosome 7D, IWGSC CS RefSeq v2.1, whole genome shotgun sequence genome:
- the LOC123168613 gene encoding receptor-like protein EIX1, with the protein MSEICSNLAWMPTLGMPTCLENWGHFKNAQMDHVQQRFIRVGQKAREKARSLVLVFKVSRSSLYTVISRVNWTILPFIMKRYKQISTVDVFTGGCTEEEVFTGTIPSQLGNLSKLQYLDVSGNYDGLRAVDLAWLPRLSLLSHLDMSFVDLSFVRDWVHTVNMLPSLKVLCLHECDLNSTVPASNLHSNSNLSHLEVLVMSENNFYTSLKHNWFWNLTSLKELYLSFCGWNGSVPSELGNMMSLQVIDLRWNNLESLLPRNLENLCDLEVSAFDFNNINTSMSEFMDRLPMCSWNTLQELSVQYTNMTGNLPVWIRNMTNLSVLRASGNMMAGPLPVGVRALGNLKELDLGYNNFNGVLLKDHFTSLGNFKFLDLGYNNFSAVLLREHFTSLGNLKFLDLSYNNFSGVLLREHFPSFCNLEWLDISYNNFNSVLLKEHFESLRNLKLSDLGCKNFSGVLLRRHSSSLGNLKHLDLSYNKLNNVLTEEDFAGLLNLEYLDLSYNSLKLSINQKWVPLFRLKVVGFPSCHFRPHFPKWLKWQIDIDVLVLGNSNLDDVILDWFWLTFSRASFLHASGNKLHGSLPENLQHMAADHIYLGSNNLTSQFLWRITNVVTRENAPAANLEVEINMFSGHIPDNLTSLARLHYLDISGNDISGSIPWSLSNLKAMMTIISKDTTEDYNFEESIPVITKDQKHDYSFEIYKLLVNLDLSNNSLTGQIPEEISLLIALTNLNISSN; encoded by the exons atgtcggaaatttgttcaaacctggcatggatgcctaccttgggcatgcccacctgcttgGAAAATTGGGGTCATTTCAAGAATGCCCAAATGGACCATGTTCAACAGAGGTTTATCCGGGTTGGCCAGAAAG CCCGCGAAAAGGCGCGCTCCCTGGTGTTAGTTTTTAAAGTTTCACGGTCAAGTCTTTACACAGTCATTAGCCGGGTCAACTG gaccATCCTACCCTTTATTATGAAGAGGTATAAACAAATCTCCACCGTTGATGTGTTTAcggggggttgtaccgaagaagaagtgTTCACTGGGACGATACCTTCCCAACTTGGGAATCTCTCCAAGTTGCAATATCTCGATGTTAGTGGTAATTATGATGGTCTTCGAGCAGTGGATCTTGCATGGTTGCCACGCCTCTCTTTGTTGAGTCATCTTGACATGAGCTTTGTGGATCTTAGTTTTGTGAGGGATTGGGTTCACACGGTTAACATGCTCCCTTCTCTTAAAGTGCTTTGCTTGCACGAATGTGACCTTAATAGTACTGTGCCTGCTAGTAATTTACATTCCAACTCCAACCTCTCGCACCTTGAGGTCCTTGTTATGTCTGAGAACAACTTCTATACATCACTCAAGCACAACTGGTTCTGGAATCTTACAAGCCTCAAGGAGCTCTACCTCTCATTTTGCGGCTGGAATGGGTCCGTTCCCAGTGAACTGGGAAACATGATGTCGCTTCAGGTCATAGACTTGAGGTGGAACAATCTTGAGAGTTTGCTACCAAGAAATTTAGAAaatttgtgtgatttggaggtaTCGGCATTTGATTTTAACAACATTAACACGAGCATGTCTGAGTTCATGGATCGATTGCCAATGTGTTCATGGAATACATTGCAAGAGTTGTCAGTACAGTATACAAATATGACCGGAAATCTACCCGTTTGGATTAGGAACATGACCAATCTGAGTGTTCTCCGTGCATCTGGAAACATGATGGCTGGCCCTCTACCCGTAGGAGTTCGAGCACTTGGTAATTTGAAAGAACTAGACCTAGGATACAATAACTTCAACGGTGTGCTCTTGAAAGATCATTTCACAAGTTTAG GTAATTTCAAGTTTTTGGACCTAGGATACAACAACTTCAGCGCCGTGCTCCTCAGGGAACATTTCACAAGTTTAGGTAATTTGAAGTTTTTGGACCTCAGCTACAACAACttcagcggtgtgctcctcagggAACATTTTCCAAGTTTTTGTAATTTGGAATGGTTGGACATCAGCTACAACAACTTCAACAGTGTACTCCTCAAGGAACATTTTGAGAGTTTACGTAATTTGAAGTTGTCAGACCTTGGCTGCAAGAACTTCAGTGGTGTGCTCTTGAGAAGGCATTCTTCAAGTTTGGGCAATTTAAAGCATTTGGACCTTAGCTATAATAAATTAAACAATGTGCTCACAGAGGAGGATTTTGCAGGACTATTGAATTTAGAGTATCTAGACTTGTCATACAACTCGTTGAAACTATCTATCAACCAAAAATGGGTTCCTCTATTTAGATTGAAGGTCGTAGGTTTTCCCTCATGCCATTTTAGACCTCATTTTCCAAAGTGGCTCAAATGGCAGATTGACATTGATGTTCTTGTTCTTGGAAATTCAAACCTGGATGATGTTATTCTTGATTGGTTCTGGTTGACATTTTCCCGAGCTTCATTCTTGCATGCATCGGGAAACAAGTTGCATGGCTCATTACCAGAAAATTTACAACACATGGCGGCTGACCATATATATCTCGGGTCGAACAACCTTACAAGTCAA TTTCTCTGGAGGATTACCAATGTGGTTACCCGAGAAAATGCCCCTGCTGCAAATCTTGAGGTTGAGATCAATATGTTCAGTGGCCATATTCCGGACAATCTCACTTCCCTTGCCCGTCTTCATTATTTGGACATATCAGGCAACGATATATCAGGAAGCATACCATGGTCACTCTCAAACTTGAAGGCAATGATGACCATAATATCCAAGGACACTACAGAGGATTACAACTTTGAAGAGAGCATTCCAGTAATCACGAAAGACCAAAAGCATGACTATAGTTTCGAAATCTACAAGCTATTGGTGAATCTTGATTTGTCCAATAACAGTTTAACAGGACAAATCCCAGAGGAGATAAGTTTACTGATTGCCCTCACCAATTTGAATATATCAAGCAATTAG
- the LOC123169652 gene encoding protein FAR1-RELATED SEQUENCE 5, which produces MAGEGISIDEFMEYDSMVRQTFKSENEAYKFYLGYAKNKGFGVRKGDLKYKGNKENAYRRTFVCCKQGYRDVKHFDETDKKRTPRALSRCGCPALLQVELQESTGLWFVKNFVDQHSHPFINPELSPFLWSHRGMTDPQKADVIEYSVGGLRTHQIMDVMEKQAGGLGKVGFISRDLYNHVALEKKKKIEGSDAQFMLNYMTAQQMKDPDFFYRYTADSDGHLQNIFWADAQSRLDYVAFGGVVVFDSTYRSNKYRLPFVPFVGLNHHRSTVVFGVGLVSDESANSYEWLLQVFLEAMHQKHPISAITDGDVSMAKAISLVWPSTYHRLCSWHIEQNMVLHLRKEKLKEFRKFIYYAMEVHDFERRWLAYKKRFRITRKKKDAWIHRMYELREKWSVAYNKGRYFLGMLSNQRSESLNSRLHVHLNRRMKLVDLVQHVEHCVSVLRRNEAALDAVASHTISFTRLTADPLEISASSIYTPVMFSKVKDEIVNLSRWNVLEVEEDTGLVSYGVARKESVHVRFHVTCIFDGSKMESAYCGCRKMESEDFPCAHIFCVLKYNGICTIPACCVKARWTMQAKPAFSSVRSANTHVWSEQMDKYHELRNMASEALFTASASEMQSEKVMEYLRSILDEGNKNDGNTGTPSFVPMPAYFSGARQWFTDQVQDPKPIINPKGRPAKESNKRLKPFLENLQAKKKTLKKVHGQLSRGRKKKVNNTIEEAGEEEGGEGEGEEEEEEEEEEAAEEEDRAKKRKPVKKASAKVTEVSMMTRGRKRKENNDEVCAKNKRPFKKTAGKSTRGTKKR; this is translated from the exons ATGGCTGGCGAAGGCATCTCGATAGATGAATTTATGGAGTACGACTCGATGGTCAGGCAGACATTTAAAAGTGAGAACGAAGCGTACAAGTTCTACTTAGGGTATGCGAAGAACAAAGGGTTTGGTGTTAGAAAGGGCGATCTGAAATATAAGGGAAACAAGGAAAATGCATACCGGAGGACGTTTGTGTGTTGCAAACAAGGATATCGTGACGTAAAGCACTTTGATGAAACCGACAAGAAAAGGACGCCAAGGGCACTCTCTCGGTGTGGTTGTCCTGCTCTTTTGCAGGTTGAGCTTCAAGAAAGCACTGGGTTGTGGTTTGTAAAGAATTTTGTTGACCAACATAGCCATCCATTCATAAATCCTGAGTTGTCACCTTTCTTGTGGTCTCATCGTGGCATGACCGATCCACAGAAGGCGGATGTCATTGAGTACTCGGTTGGTGGACTTCGCACACATCAGATAATGGATGTGATGGAGAAGCAGGCTGGTGGTTTGGGCAAGGTTGGATTTATATCTCGCGATCTGTATAACCATGTCGcgttggagaagaagaaaaagatagaAGGTAGCGATGCTCAATTTATGCTGAACTACATGACAGCACAACAGATGAAAGACCCAGATTTTTTTTACAGATACACCGCAGACAGTGATGGGCATCTGCAGAACATATTCTGGGCAGACGCCCAATCTCGCttggactatgttgcatttggtgGTGTGGTGGTGTTTGACAGCACATACCGGTCAAACAAATATAGGTTGCCGTTTGTTCCATTTGTGGGGCTGAACCATCACCGCAGCACAGTCGTGTTTGGGGTTGGTCTTGTATCCGACGAGTCGGCTAACTCATATGAGTGGCTGCTTCAGGTTTTTTTGGAGGCAATGCACCAGAAGCATCCCATTTCAGCGATCACAGACGGCGACGTTTCAATGGCCAAAGCCATATCATTAGTCTGGCCTAGCACATATCACCGTCTGTGCAGCTGGCATATCGAGCAGAATATGGTGCTTCACCTCCGAAAGGAAAAGCTTAAGGAATTTAGGAAATTTATTTACTATGCCATGGAGGTTCATGACTTTGAGAGACGCTGGTTGGCTTATAAGAAGAGATTCAGAATCACAAGGAAAAAGAAAGATGCATGGATTCACAGGATGTACGAGCTGAGAGAAAAGTGGTCTGTAGCATATAACAAGGGAAGGTATTTCCTAGGGATGTTGAGCAATCAGAGGAGTGAGTCTCTAAACTCGAGGCTTCATGTGCACCTGAATAGGAGAATGAAACTCGTTGATCTCGTGCAACACGTTGAACACTGTGTGTCAGTTTTGCGTAGGAATGAAGCAGCATTGGACGCTGTAGCTTCGCACACAATCTCCTTCACTAGATTGACTGCCGATCCACTTGAGATAAGTGCCTCATCTATTTATACCCCTGTTATGTTCAGTAAGGTAAAGGACGAGATTGTCAACTTATCAAGATGGAATGTTCTTGAGGTGGAAGAGGACACTGGTTTGGTTAGCTATGGAGTTGCTCGCAAAGAGTCGGTGCACGTTAGGTTCCATGTCACATGTAtttttgatggatctaagatggaAAGTGCATATTGTGGATGTAGGAAGATGGAAAGCGAGGATTTTCCATGTGCTCATATATTTTGCGTTTTGAAGTACAATGGGATATGCACCATCCCCGCATGTTGTGTGAAGGCTAGATGGACAATGCAAGCCAAGCCTGCTTTCAGTTCTGTGAGGAGTGCCAATACACATGTATGGTCAGAACAGATGGATAAGTACCATGAACTGCGCAATATGGCTAGTGAGGCTTTATTCACGGCCTCAGCTAGTGAAATGCAGTCAGAAAAGGTGATGGAGTACCTGAGGAGCATATTGGACGAGGGCAACAAAAATGATGGGAATACTGGCACGCCATCATTTGTTCCTATGCCGGCTTATTTTTCTGGGGCGCGGCAATGGTTTACAGATCAAGTCCAAGACCCTAAACCAATAATAAATCCCAAAGGCAGACCAGCCAAAGAATCGAATAAGAGGTTGAAGCCATTCCTGGAGAATTtgcaagcaaaaaagaaaacattgAA GAAAGTTCATGGTCAGTTGAGTAGGGGGAGGAAGAAAAAAGTGAACAATACTATagaagaagcaggagaagaagaaggaggagaaggagaaggagaagaagaagaagaagaagaagaagaagaggcggcAGAAGAAGAGGATCGTGCTAAGAAGAGGAAACCGGTGAa GAAAGCTTCAGCAAAGGTGACTGAAGTTAGTATGATGACTCGGGGGAGAAAGAGAAAAGAGAACAATGACGAAGTGTGTGCTAAGAACAAAAGACCTTTCAA GAAAACGGCTGGAAAGTCGACAAGGGGGACAAAGAAAAGATGA